In Trichoderma atroviride chromosome 2, complete sequence, one DNA window encodes the following:
- a CDS encoding uncharacterized protein (EggNog:ENOG41~TransMembrane:17 (o20-45i57-78o98-120i132-154o214-235i431-451o471-494i515-535o547-570i582-604o624-645i674-692o746-767i779-799o805-827i839-861o867-891i)), whose amino-acid sequence MDPDSDSEPGGSMANRGPAVLAVTAATLVLASIFVFARMISRYFIVKRFTWDDRIILLSWLISFFLSFTICFGVSKGLGKHDIDIPPEQIPTLRRCEYVFSILYNPALMATKTSILIFYLRLTQNTQMVLRFASWLILVIVNIAGVVLTFMNIFQCTPVQAAWNANYNGPTKCIPLLTEFICSSPVNIVTDLAILALPIPVLTGMRLPSRQKTILVITFTLGIFVAVVDVVRIYYLQQAIADAPTGSITDPSSRFGGQADFAYNASLALMWSAVEVNVGTTCACIPTLKPLVLRLLPSMLYKPSGHGTRHNNPHTSSEKSRQASENPTPGNNNSNNNNNTSPGVAKPEPVARGALGGRYYDCPGPDAPMSAMEFLTTPDMASFGGTANASANRSRTTNTVSTDHSYENGIYFGFVNMTKPKSMLRANKRESWKYCTIVAILFFLWGISYGLLNTLNNAIATVNDMSTAQTIGLTSAYFGGGYFFGPLLVGEWILRRDEHSRFKRHRENNDESIGGYKATFITGLCIYGTGTIIFWPSAVTNSFGGFMISSFVVGFGLSVLEVAANSFMVLCGPPQYGEARLMLAQAVQAVGSVLSGLLAQKVFFTSLNGVQSSSQSNSTTLLNVQWTYLGITLLCVVLGLFFYYMPLPEVSDSELEESTKQLPVDPCKKSIGGLQLRTVSLILAVLAQYLYVGAQESNSTFFNSLIISILPGQPRSGMIAAGGKAIGINAADPDQPPGLNLSLSDYLTVGHTAFAISRFATTYLIYLSVKNPRLPQPRTILSFSIIICFISALLCVVLRPSNTNLLFIPACLFFFAEGPIWPLIFAIGMRGQGRRTKRAAAFITMGGSGPLFFPFIMYGIILRGGSVQQAFILLVAMQVVMMALPVFLTYVKDARLMVDPRPPRRAPMNRGERPTDEVLADVNAEPRGTDSVTITTDFYREPGAVEKVEKPQRGFIGMVSKGLGAKLHGSRRKSSPTLEVEHSEGSLDD is encoded by the exons ATGGACCCGGATTCAGACTCAGAACCTGGTGGTTCGATGGCGAATCGTGGACCTGCCGTCTTGGCCGTCACAGCAGCTACACTGGTTCTTGCCTCGATTTTCGTCTTCGCTCGCATGATATCTCGGTACTTTATTGTCAAACGGTTTACCTGGGATGATAGGATCATTCTCCTGTCGTGgctcatttctttctttttgtcttttacCATCTGCTTTGGCGTTTCCAAAGGACTCGGCAAACACGACATCGATATCCCTCCAGAGCAGATCCCTACACTCCGTCGCTGTGAATATGTCTTCTCTATCCTTTAT AATCCGGCGTTGATGGCTACGAAAACGAGTATTCTCATATTCTATCTGCGCCTGACTCAAAACACCCAAATGGTTCTCCGATTTGCCTCCTggctcatcctcgtcattgtAAATATTGCTGGCGTTGTCCTTACGTTTATGAATATCTTTCAGTGTACACCGGTACAAGCTGCTTGGAACGCAAATTACAACGGTCCAACAAAGTGTATTCCTCTGCTTACCGAATTCATCTGCTCCTCTCCCGTCAACATCGTTACGGATCTTGCCATTCTCGCACTTCCTATTCCTGTCCTCACCGGCATGCGGCTACCCTCGCGGCAAAAGACTATTCTTGTCATTACTTTTACTCTTGGTATCTTCGTTGCTGTTGTGGATGTCGTCCGAATCTACTACCTTCagcaggccattgccgacgCTCCTACCGGATCCATCACCGATCCCAGCTCGAGATTTGGCGGCCAAGCCGACTTTGCCTACAACGCCTCGCTGGCGCTGATGTGGAGTGCTGTCGAGGTCAATGTCGGCACCACCTGCGCTTGCATCCCGACTCTGAAGCCCCTGGTCCTTCGGCTTCTGCCTTCCATGCTTTACAAACCTAGCGGCCACGGGACCAGGCATAATAACCCCCATACAAGCAGCGAAAAGAGCCGACAAGCCTCTGAAAACCCGACGCCaggcaacaacaacagcaataACAATAACAATACCTCACCAGGAGTTGCCAAACCAGAGCCAGTTGCTAGGGGCGCCCTTGGAGGTCGATACTACGATTGCCCTGGTCCGGATGCACCCATGAGTGCCATGGAATTCTTGACCACCCCCGATATGGCCTCCTTTGGAGGAACGGCCAATGCTTCTGCCAACCGCTCCCGCACTACTAACACGGTCTCGACAGACCACTCTTATGAAAACGGCATCTATTTTGGCTTCGTCAACATGACCAAGCCTAAGAGCATGCTCCGAGCTAATAAACGAGAATCATGGAAATACTGCACAATAGTGGctatcctcttctttttgtggGGGATTTCGTATGGTTTGCTTAACACGCTTAATAATGCAATTGCCACAGTAAACGATATGAGTACAGCTCAGACGATTGGCCTAACGAGCGCGTATTTTGGCGGAGGCTACTTCTTTGGTCCTCTTCTTGTTGGCGAATGGATTCTGCGGCGAGACGAACATAGTCGATTCAAGCGTCATCGAGAAAATAACGACGAAAGTATTGGGGGTTACAAGGCGACGTTCATCACCGGCTTGTGCATTTACGGCACGGGCACCATCATCTTTTGGCCGTCAGCTGTAACCAATTCCTTTGGCGGGTTCATGATCAGTAGCTTTGTCGTTGGTTTTGGGCTTTCAGTCCTCGAAGTTGCCGCCAATTCCTTCATGGTGCTCTGCGGGCCCCCGCAGTATGGAGAAGCTCGCCTAATGCTGGCACAAGCGGTGCAGGCCGTGGGCAGCGTACTCAGTGGCCTCCTAGCCCAAAAGGTCTTCTTCACTTCTCTCAATGGCGTCCAATcgagcagccagagcaacaGCACTACGCTCCTTAATGTTCAGTGGACGTACCTTGGCATTACCCTGCTTTGCGTTGTGCTCGGACTGTTTTTCTATTACATGCCGTTACCCGAGGTTAGTGACAGCGAACTTGAGGAGTCAACCAAGCAGCTGCCTGTGGACCCGTGTAAGAAGAGTATCGGtggcctgcagctgcgaACCGTCAGTCTCATCTTGGCCGTTCTAGCCCAGTATTTATACGTTGGGGCCCAAGAGAGCAACAGCACTTTCTTCAACagtctcatcatctccatcttgcccGGCCAGCCCAGGTCCGGCATGAttgccgccggcggcaaggcTATTGGAATCAATGCTGCTGATCCAGACCAACCTCCCGGGctcaatctctctctttcgGACTATTTGACGGTTGGGCACACGGCATTTGCCATTTCACGATTTGCCACCACATATCTCATTTACTTATCTGTCAAGAATCCTCGGCTTCCTCAGCCACGAACCAttctcagcttcagcatcatcatctgcttcataTCCGCTCTCCTTTGTGTTGTTTTACGACCTTCTAATACCAATTTATTGTTTATCCCTGCttgcttgtttttctttgctgaGGGCCCAATATGGCCTCTTATTTTCGCCATCGGCATGCGTGGCCAGGGAAGAAGAACGAAGCGAGCGGCCGCTTTCATCACGATGGGAGGATCTGGTCCTCTGTTTTTCCCATTCATCATGTATGGTATCATCCTACGCGGCGGTTCGGTGCAGCAGGCATTTATACTCCTCGTGGCGATGCAAGTGGTCATGATGGCCCTGCCAGTTTTCCTGACCTACGTAAAGGATGCCCGACTGATGGTTGATCCACGTCCACCCCGCCGCGCACCGATGAATAGAGGCGAGCGCCCCACAGATGAGGTGCTTGCTGACGTCAACGCAGAACCTCGCGGTACAGACTCTGTTACTATAACAACTGATTTTTATAGAGAACCCGGAGCTGTGGAAAAGGTAGAAAAGCCCCAGCGCGGATTCATTGGCATGGTATCTAAAGGTCTGGGCGCAAAGTTGCATGGCTCTCGGCGCAAATCTTCACCAACTCTCGAAGTAGAACATAGCGAGGGCAGTTTGGATGACTAG
- a CDS encoding uncharacterized protein (EggNog:ENOG41~TransMembrane:7 (o20-39i80-98o118-139i151-172o184-205i212-229o235-252i)), whose product MSSHAAALMRSEDINHERMYTFVGAVGGLALIPIVFHLGRRLAQKTNIGKKGVSALAALSRKPRHVLLHTAPGLPSRGHAILVSLYVVINIALAFTNINNPVIGLTGTMGGRAAWMALANLTLLIFLALKNTPLAFLTAWSYERLNILHQIAGYMCISFVIIHASCYTKYFTAMGRASILREESVIYGEIAGLSFVIVGFAGAVIRRWWYELFYYVHMSCWIIAIVMVGLHQPMFGKRIVFVVIAVASVWVLDRLVRVTRLLVYSVNNTATLTPLPNGATRVTLKKAPLGAVSGQHCFLWIPSVRLSETHPFTIANMEPMEFVVNSHDGFTQDLYRYAVKNPGVTVKASVEGAYGTLPDASEYERVVLVAGGSGSTFTFGMALNMLKNMSPEQQDKKIVFILMVKHRSHLNWFATHLETLAKDPRVQLEVYVTRSSAEKTDGEIRIGSVPTTASSETDAEKATPAVTAQPLTSAGSASSGESTAEEAESVPSNAYDNSVKSGKPDIPALIRAEIEQTPVEQRVLVLGCGPEGLMTQVRNTTAACIRSDGPGVELHCEQFGW is encoded by the exons ATGTCCAGCCACGCCGCAGCTCTCATGCGGAGCGAGGACATCAACCATGAGCGGATGTACACATTTGTCGGTGCTGTGGGAGGCCTCGCCTTGATACCCATCGTCTTTCATCTTGGACGACGACTTGCGCAGAAGACCAATATTGGGAAGAAAGGAGTATCGGCACTTGCTGCATTGTCTCG GAAACCGCGACATGTTCTTCTTCACACAGCACCCGGCTTGCCTTCTCGAGGACACGCCATCCTAGTTTCGCTTTATGTTGTCATCAACATTGCCCTCGCCTTTACAAACATTAACAATCCCGTCATTGGCCTCACCGGTACCATGGGTGGGCGAGCCGCATG GATGGCCCTTGCGAATTTAACCTTGCTCATCTTTCTCGCCTTGAAAAACACCCCCCTGGCATTCCTCACAGCCTGGTCTTACGAACGTCTCAACATCTTGCATCAAATCGCCGGCTACATGTGCATTAGCTTTGTCATCATCCACGCCTCTTGCTACACCAAATACTTCACGGCCATGGGAAGAGCCTCCATCCTTCGGGAAGAGAGCGTGATTTATGGCGAGATTGCCGGCTTGTCCTTTGTCATTGTTGGATTCGCAGGTGCCGTCATTCGTCGGTGGTGGTACGAACTCTTCTACTATGTCCAcatgagctgctggatcatcgccattgtcatgGTAGGCCTTCATCAGCCAATGTTCGGCAAGAGGATCGTCTTTGTTGTCATTGCTGTCGCTAGCGTCTGGGTGCTTGACCGACTTGTTCGCGTAACTCGCCTGTTGGTATACAGCGTCAACAACACTGCTACCCTTACGCCTCTGCCAAACGGCGCCACTCGAGTGACGCTCAAAAAGGCTCCCTTGGGCGCCGTTTCTGGACAACACTGCTTCCTTTGGATCCCGTCCGTCCGACTCAGCGAGACCCACCCCTTCACAATTGCAAACATGGAGCCCATGGAGTTTGTTGTCAACTCCCATGATGGTTTCACTCAGGATCTGTATCGATACGCCGTCAAGAACCCTGGTGTGACCGTCAAGGCCTCAGTTGAAGGAGCCTATGGTACCCTGCCTGATGCCTCCGAGTACGAGAGAGTTGTCTTGGTTGCAGGTGGAAGTGGCTCGACCTTTACTTTTGGAATGGCGCTCAACATGCTCAAGAACATGTCCCCTGAGcaacaagacaagaagattgtcttcatcttgatggTCAAACATAGGA GCCACCTTAATTGGTTTGCTACTCACCTCGAAACCCTTGCCAAAGATCCCCGCGTGCAGCTCGAAGTCTACGTTACCCGATCGTCGGCAGAAAAGACAGACGGAGAAATTCGCATAGGATCAGTACCCACCACAGCATCCTCCGAAACCGATGCCGAAAAGGCGACCCCTGCCGTAACAGCTCAGCCCTTGACATCTGCCGGTTCAGCATCTTCGGGAGAGTCGactgcagaagaagcagaatcAGTACCGTCAAACGCCTATGACAATTCCGTCAAGAGTGGCAAGCCAGATATCCCTGCTTTGATCCGAGCTGAGATTGAGCAGACTCCAGTAGAGCAGCGTGTCCTGGTTCTGGGATGCGGACCTGAGGGCCTCATGACACAAGTCCGTAACACCACCGCGGCGTGCATACGATCTGACGGTCCTGGAGTAGAACTCCACTGTGAACAATTTGGTTGGTAA